The following are encoded in a window of Mycobacterium sp. ELW1 genomic DNA:
- a CDS encoding Rv3717 family N-acetylmuramoyl-L-alanine amidase — translation MLVVSTVTSPLVHAAPTSIAGMIVFLDPGHNGANDASLTKQVPTGRGGTKDCQTSGTTTEDGFPEHTFNWDTVLLVRQMLTQLGVRTAMSRGNDNQVAACVDERAAMANALKPNAIVSIHADGGPATGRGFHVNYSSPPLNQAQAGPSVQLARAMRDQILAAGIPAANYIGSDGLYGRADLAGLNLAEYPSVLVELGNMKNPADSALMESPEGRQKYAAAVVQGIAAFLATQPARAS, via the coding sequence ATGCTGGTTGTATCGACGGTGACCAGTCCGCTTGTCCATGCCGCGCCGACCAGCATCGCCGGGATGATCGTGTTCCTCGATCCCGGCCACAACGGGGCCAACGACGCATCGCTGACCAAACAGGTGCCGACCGGCCGGGGCGGGACCAAGGACTGCCAGACGTCGGGAACCACCACCGAGGACGGGTTCCCCGAGCACACCTTCAACTGGGACACCGTCCTGCTGGTCCGCCAGATGCTGACCCAGCTCGGCGTCCGGACAGCGATGTCCCGTGGCAATGACAACCAGGTGGCCGCCTGCGTCGATGAACGCGCGGCGATGGCCAACGCACTCAAGCCGAACGCGATCGTGTCGATCCACGCCGACGGCGGCCCGGCCACCGGGCGCGGCTTCCACGTCAATTACTCCAGCCCGCCGTTGAATCAGGCCCAGGCCGGCCCGTCGGTGCAGCTCGCCCGCGCGATGCGCGACCAGATCCTCGCCGCGGGCATTCCGGCCGCCAACTACATCGGCTCCGACGGTCTCTACGGCCGGGCTGATCTCGCCGGGCTCAACCTCGCCGAATACCCGTCGGTGCTGGTCGAGCTCGGCAACATGAAGAACCCCGCCGACTCGGCACTGATGGAAAGCCCGGAGGGCCGCCAGAAGTACGCCGCCGCCGTCGTTCAGGGCATCGCGGCGTTCCTGGCCACCCAGCCGGCGCGCGCCAGCTAA
- a CDS encoding YbaB/EbfC family nucleoid-associated protein, whose protein sequence is MRDQVMPGLQAALAQAQEMQQKLMEAQAALAAAEVHGQAGGGLVQVTMKGSGEVVGIRIDPKVVNPDDVETLQDLIVGALADSARQFTILAQTHLGPLAGQAPGIPGA, encoded by the coding sequence ATGCGCGACCAGGTCATGCCCGGTCTGCAGGCCGCGCTGGCGCAGGCCCAGGAGATGCAACAGAAGCTGATGGAGGCGCAGGCCGCGCTGGCCGCCGCCGAGGTGCACGGCCAGGCCGGCGGCGGTCTGGTACAGGTGACGATGAAGGGCAGCGGCGAGGTCGTCGGGATCCGGATCGACCCGAAGGTCGTCAACCCCGATGACGTCGAGACGCTGCAGGACCTGATCGTCGGCGCGCTCGCCGACTCGGCCCGTCAGTTCACGATCTTGGCGCAGACCCACCTCGGCCCGCTGGCCGGGCAGGCCCCAGGCATTCCGGGGGCCTGA